The Geminocystis sp. NIES-3708 genomic sequence GATACCGATCAAGAAGTGGAATACTACTAATTGGTAAGGACCACCGTTGTATAACCATTCATCTAAGGATGCTGCTTCCCAAATAGGGTAGAAGTGAAGACCGATGGCATTACTAGAAGGAACAACTGCACCAGAGATGATGTTGTTTCCATAGAGTAAAGATCCAGCTACAGGCTCACGAATACCGTCAATGTCAACGGGAGGAGCTGCGATAAATGCGATGATAAAACAGGTAGTTGCAGTTAAGAGGGTAGGGATCATTAAAGTACCGAACCAACCTACATATAAGCGGTTGTTGGTAGAAGTGATCCACTGACAAAACTGCTCCCATGCGGAAGACTGTTGTTGCTGTAATGTAGTAGTCATTTTCTTATGATTGCGTTATAAATTTTTCGAGGTACAAATTCGTGATTGCTCACATTTATATAATGACAAATTTATTAAGAATTGTAAAGGTTTTTAAGGATTAATTAACTTATAAGTATTATAATATTTTCTTATATGTATTAAAAAAACAAAAAAGTCCCCCTTGAAAGGAAGGACTATTAGGATTTTGTAGTAATCGTTAAGCAGAAGAAATAATTATTAATAAGATATTGTTTAAGAATCTGGGATAAATAGTTTCGTTTCTTCTATATATTTCCATGGCACTCCTTCAGGATCTTTACTCTGACTCCACAAAGAAAAATCTGCTTCTAATTTTCGTCTTCCTATCGTCTGAGAGGTAACATCTAAACGTTTAGCTAATTCACTCTGGGTTACAGTATCAGTATTCGTTTCTACTGTAGATGCACTCGCCACTATTGTTTCAGGTGTAGGGGGGAGAATATCGGAAAAAACAGTGGGATTAGGTTGAGGAGGAATTACTGTCGTTGTGGGAGATGGACTAATATCAGAGACATCTTTTATTGAGTCAATTTCAGCGAGATCATTAGAAAATGAAGCGTTTAAATTAGGTTCAGGTGCTAAGTCAGTATCATCATCTGGTTCACTATCGTCAAAAATACTACCTAATGCGTTAGCAGTCAAGAAATAATAAACAATTCCTTTATCTTCGTATAATCGCTTAACTGCACCATATTCTTCCGTTTTTTGTTCTAAATACCAACGGGCAGTTTTAGCACTAAGATCTGTTTTTGCGGTAAGATCAACTACCGTTAAACAACCTTGATGGGCTTGGATTAATTGATTAAAGAAAGGATCGATTTGTTCAGATAGTTGTTTCAAACGGTATCTTTGCCATATTTTATAGCCTAGTGCGAAGAAAAAAATTCCCACAATTAAAGGCCAAAATACAAATACTACCATGGTGATTAACGCTAGAGGCAGTAACACCAAAAGGATACTGTTAGCACCACTATCTATTACTTTTCCAGTCATAGTTTTAAGTGGTTATGTGAATAAAAGACAAGAAATCTTCTCGATTTTGTCTAAATATTTGACAATTATAGTTTAAAACTATTTAAAAATCAAAATTCACTGATCAAAAAATGAGGGTAACTTTTTCTATCTGTCCACTTGTTCACCTGTCTTGTGTTCATCATTTTCCTAGTGTTGAACTGAGGTAATTTGAATTTCTAACCACTCAATTTCATCAATAATCGCCCATTTACATCTTTGCCAAGCTTCTAACTGATAAGGATCATTACAAACAAATTCAAAATCTAATTCTTTTTTTTCTAAATATAATTTACAAGTCATAAACCGATGTTCTAGTAATTTTAATCTTTCTTGGATTTCTAAATAACTGAAAAAGAAATATTTAATCATAAAACGAGAACGAGAATTAATCCAACTTTCGTGAGGATGTTCTAACATTTTTTCGTGCCATTTTTCTCTACCTTCTGAGGTTATACTGTAAATTTTACGAGGATTATTATTATCTTCTTCAGTAAATACTTGAATGAATTTTTTCTCTTCTAAACGTTTTAAAAGAGGATAAATTGCACCATAATTGACGCTAATACATCCACTCATAAATAACTCCATTTGCTGTTTAAGACGGTAGCCGTGGAGTGGTTCTTTTTGTAATAATCCTAAGGTTGCCAATTCTAACATGAAATTTCAACTTTTATATCAATTTGATATAATTTAATGATATGATAAAATGTAAATAAATTATTAAAATTTTGCCATAATACTCAATATTTTTGTAAATAATATGGTTAATCCTAACTCTCCTCCCCCTTGTGAAGAATCAAATATTGAAGAAGAATTACAGATTTTATCCTCTAACCAAGAAGCCCAAAAAAAGTCTTTTTCTCGTTGGTGGATAGGTTTAAGTGTCATTTTTATCGCCTTAATAGTGGGTGGTGGTAAATTGTGGTTAGCAGGTAATGATCAGGAAAATAAAGCTCCTGCGGCTGCTATGGATGGACAACCTCAAGCTATTCCTGTCAAGTTAGAAACTCTAATCAGTCAATCTTTAGAAAATAGTAGTACTGTCGTGGGAATTTTAGATGCTCCTAAAGCAGTGACAATTAAGTCGGAAGTGGATGGTAGGATTAACCAAATTTTAGTAAAAGAGGGTACAACAGTTCAAGCTGGACAAGTACTTTTAATTGTTGAAAGTGATGAATTACAAGCAGAACTAAGTCAAGCTCAAGCTCAATTGGAAAATGCGGAGGCTCGTTTAGCACAATTAAAAACAGGAAGTCGTATTGAAGATATTGATCAAGCTCAAGCTGAATTGAATCAAGCGATGGCAAGATTAAATAATGCTCAAGAAGGAGCACGCCCCGAGGAAATTGCTCAAGCAAAAGCACAGTTAGAATCAGCTCAAGCAGAGTTAGACTTAGCCAATGAAAGATTGAAAAGATACCGTAATTTACAAGAAGAAGGAGCTATTTCTAAGGATCAATTTGACGAAAGGCTGAAAACTCAACGTCAAGCCGTGTCATCTTTTACAGAAGCACAACGTCGTTTATCTGGTTTAAAGAAAGGAAGAAAATCAGATGTAAACGAACTACAAGCAGAAGTAGAACGGGCAAAAGCAAACTTAAAACGCTTAGAAAATGGAGCAAGAATTGAAGAAATAGCCCAAGCTCAAGCAGATGTATCAGAGGCAAGGGCAAGAATAAACTCTATAGAAGTAAGAATGAAAAAAACGGAAATTATCGCTCCTTTTATGGGAATTATTGGAGATATACCTGTTAAATTAGGAGATTACCTAGAATCTGGACAGGAATTAACAACTCTTACGGAAAATAATGATTTAGAGATAAATCTTTCTATACCTTTAGAACAAGCGAAAGATTTGCGTTTAGGTTTACCTGTCGTAATTTTAGATAGTCAAGGGAAAGAAATAACTTCGGGAAAAATTAGTTTTATTTCTCCGAATGTGACGGCGAATACTCAATTAGTTTTAGCTACTGCAACCCTTGAAAACGCTACAGAAAAACTGTTTAATCAAGGTTCAGTGCCAGTAAAAGTAATCTGGGATCAACGTCCGGGGGTTTTAGTTCCTTCGGCGGCGGTATCTCGTCTTGGGGGTAAAACTTTTGTCTTTGTTGCTGAAGCCATGGAAAATTCTTCTTCAGATAAACCACAATTGATTGCTAAACAAAAATTAGTCACCCTCGGTAATCTTCAAGGTAATGATTATCAAGTTTTGGATGGTTTAAAAGTTGGAGATCAAATCGTAACCGCAGGAATCATGAATCTCAGGGATGAAACGCCCATTATGCCTTTACCTTAAGGATAGAAGTTAGGAGATAGGAGACTGGGAGACTAAGCGAAAACCCATTTAACTTAAATTTTTTCTAGTAATCAAAAAACTATGAAATTTTTAACTATTGCCTACCTTCATTTTCAGTCAACTTGGATGCGTTGTAGCTTAGGAGACTCTTAAGACTAGAGAGTTAAACACTAATATTTCACCAAAAAATATGTTTGTCGATTTTTTTATTAAACGTCCAGTTTTTTCTACTGTTTGCGCCCTGATCATTCTTTTATTAGGTACAATTAGTATTTTTACTCTACCTGTTGATCGCTTTCCTGATATTAGCCCTACTCAAATTCAAGTTACCGCCAATTATAATGGTGCAAATGCAGAAGTCGTAGAAAATGCCGTAACTAATATTTTAGAAAGACAAATTAACGGAATTGAAGGCTTAAAATATTTATCATCTAGTAGCAGTAATGATGGCACTAGCAGTATTATCGCCACCTTTGATTCTTCAAGGGATAAAGATTTAGCTGCCGTTGATGTGCAAAATCAAGTCTCTACTGTCGAATCTCAATTACCTGAAGTAGTACAAAGAGCAGGAGTAACCGTAAGTAAACAATCTAATAATCTTCTGATGGGATTCGGTTTATTTGCTGAAAATGAAGATTATGATAATCTATTTCTAAGTAATTATGCCGATCGTTATCTAGTAGATGCCTTAAAAAGAATCAATGGAGTCGGTAATGTTGGGATATTCGGAGAGCGACGTTATGCTATGCGTTTATGGGTAAATCCTAGCCGTCTAGCTAGTCGTGGTTTAACTATGGCAGATATATCTCAGGCATTATCAGAGCAAAATATTCAAGTAGGAGCTGGTAAAATAGGGGCTGAACCTGCACAGGAAGGACAAGAGTATCAAATAGATTTAAGAGCAATTAGTCAATTAACCTATCCTGAAGAATTTGAAAATTTAATCCTCAAAACTGATGAAAATGGTGGTATAATTCGTTTTAAAGATGTAGGTAGGGTGGAATTAGGCTCTCAAGACTATAGTTCTTTTTTACGTTTTAGGGGAATAGATGCAGTAGGAATCGGTATTTATCAGCTACCAGGCTCTAATGCTTTACAAGTAGCGAAAAATGTTAAAGCAGAAATAGCAAGATTGGCAACAGAATTTCCCAAAGGGCTTGACGTAAAATTGGCTTTTGATACCACTGCTTTTATTCAAGAATCTATGACAGAGGTGTTAATTACCCTTTTAATTTCCATTGTCTTAGTAGTTTTAATTATCCTCGCTTTTTTACAAGATTGGCGTACAACTTTAATTCCTTCTCTAACGATTCCTTTATCTTTAATCGGTACTTTTGCTTTTGTAAAGATTTTTGGTTTCTCTATTAATACGTTAACCTTATTTGGTTTAACCCTCGCAACAGGTATGGTCGTTGATGATGCTATCGTGGTTGTAGAGCAGATTCACCGTTATATCCAAGATAAAGACATGGAAGCGCATGAAGCAGCTAGTGTCTCCATGAAACAGTTATTTGGTGCAGTTATTGCCACTTCTTTAGTGTTAATGGCAGTATTTGTGCCTGTGGCATTTTTTCCTGGTACAACAGGGGCTTTATATCGTCAATTTGCTCTTACCATCGCCTTTTCTATTTTAATTTCAACTTTTTTAGCTCTTACTCTTACTCCTTCTCTGTGTGGATTATTACTGCGAAAAGGACAACACGCTCCTGATTGGTTACAAGTCATATTTGATCGTTTTAATCTTTTTCTCGATTGGGTGACAGAAAGATATGAGCGATCTTTGATGTTTTTAACTCATTTTAAACTGTTTATTATTGGTATCTTTATAGTTTTAATTGCTTTCACCGGGTTGTTATACACAAAAACTCCAACTGCGTTTTTGCCCGAAGAGGATCAAGGCTATTTTATTACTATTGTTCAAGCACCCGAAGGTGTTTCCCTACAATATACCAGCGAGGTAATGAAGAAAGTAGAAGCAGAAATGCTCCAAATGCCTGAAGTTCTTGCTACTTTTGCTATCGGTGGTTTTAGTTTTGGTGGTAGCACACCAAATCAGGGTATTATCTTTACTCCTCTTAAACCTTGGCACGAACGTAGCTCACCAGAACAAGGAGTACAGGCTCTCATTGGTAAACTTTTTGGCAAATTTGTGATGATTCCTGAAGCAAGAATTATACCGATTAATCCTCCTGCAATTCAAGGTTTAGGTAGTTTTGGCGGTTTTACCTTCCAGTTACAAGATCGTAGAATTAATCCAGATCTTAATTCCATGGTTGAAACTATGGGACAATTTTTAGGTGCAGCCAATGAAACTGAAGGTTTACAGAGGGTGTTCACCCAATTTGCCGCTAACAGTCCTCAATTACTAATTGAGGTAAATCGAGAACGGGCAAAACTTTTAGGAGTTGATTTAGATAACATTTTTAGCACCTTACAAACAGCTTTAGGGGGAGAATATGTTAATGATTTCACTTTACAACAACGCACCTATCGGGTTTATTTACAGGCTGATCAACAGTTTCGTTCTAACCCCGAAGATGTTAATAAACTATATGTGCGATCAGCTAATAATGAAATGATACCTTTGTCTAATTTAGTAAAAATTACTCCTACAACTGGAGCACAAAGTATTAATCACTATAACTTATTCCGTGCCATTGAAATTAATGGTTCAGCCGCTCCGGGATTTAGTTCAGGAGAAGCAATCACAAAAGTAGGAAATTTAGCTCAACAGATTTTTCCATCAGGATTTGCCTATGAATGGACAGGTATTTCTTTAGAGGAAATAAGTGCTGGAGGATTGGCGATCGTTATTTTTAGTTTAGGATTATTATTTGTATTCCTAGTTTTAGCGGCACAATATGAAAATTATATAGATCCTCTAATCATTATGTTAGCTGTACCTTTAGCCATATTAGGAGCATTATTAGCCCAAATGTTAAGAGGATTTCCTAATGATGTTTATTGTCAGATTGGCTTAGTAATGTTAATTGGATTGGCTAGTAAAAACTCGATTTTAATTGTGGAATTTGCCAACCAATTAAGGGAAGAAGGATTGCCTATTGTTAAAGCAGTTATTGAAGCCTCAAAACAAAGATTGAGACCAATTTTAATGACTGCAATTTCAACTTTAATTGGGATTTTTCCTTTAGTAATTGCTACTGGTGCAGGGGCTGGAAGTCGTCAATCTTTAGGGACAGCTGTTTTTGGAGGAATGTTGATTGCTACTTTTTTAAGTTTATTTATTGTGCCAATTTTATATATAGTAATTACAGCAATTTCAAATAAAAGTCAAAAAATCATATAATATAATTGAATAATCATTGATTATCTAAAAGTATCAAGCTATTAGCTATAGTAGAAAAAAAATTGGACTTTCAGATACTTCATCACTAGGTAAGCCGAATTAATGATTAACTTTATTTTTTTCAAATCTATGAAAACAATGGGTTTAAACCTATTGCCTAATATCATTAATTTTGCCTAGATACTTAATAAATTTCCTCCCCCATTTGGAGGGAGGGAGGCTTAAAAAATGATAAAAGGAAACAAAAACTATGACTCCTGAACAAATCAGACTACAACAAGCCCGTGACTCTAAAACTCCTTGGAAAAAATGGGGTCCTTATCTCAGTGAACGCCAATGGGGTACAGTAAGAGAAGACTATAGTCAAAATGGCGATGCTTGGAATTATTTTACCCATGATCAGGCACGTTCGAGAGCTTATCGCTGGGGAGAAGATGGTTTAGGGGGTATTTCCGATGATCACCAAGTCCTTTGTTTTGCCCTTGCTTTATGGAATGGTAAAGATCCCATTGTTAAAGAGCGGTTATTTGGACTTAACAACAGCGAGGGGAATCATGGTGAGGATGTGAAGGAGTATTACTTTTATTTAGATAGTACTCCCACCCATTCCTACATGAAATATCTTTATAAGTATCCCCAACAAACTTATCCCTACGAAGATTTAATTGTTACTAATCGCCACCGTAGTAAAGACGAATTAGAATACGAACTAATAGATACAGGTATTTTTGAAGGCGATCGCTATTTTGATGTTTTTGTTGAATACGCTAAAGCTGATACTGAGGATATATTGATTAAGATTAGTGTTTGTAATCGTGGAGACGAAACCGCTACCCTACACTTATTACCAACCCTTTGGTTTCGCAATACTTGGTCTTGGGCAGATAGTGGCGAAAAACCTGTTTTAGAAAAAATCGAGAGTAATGAACACAGTATCATTCATGCTTATCATACTGATTCTTTATTTCAGCAATTTCTAGGAGATTATTATTTATACTGTGATAAAAATGTTCCCCTTTTATTTACCGAGAATGAAACCAACAATGCTCGACTCTTTGGCGATGAAAATGCTAGTCCTTATGTTAAAGACGGCATCAATAATTACATTGTCAATGGACAAAAAGATGTGGTTAATCCTAGTCAAATGGGAACAAAAGCCTCTCCTCACTACCAACTAACAGTCAACGGAGGGGAAACCCAAATTGTTTGTCTGCGTCTGAGTCGTCAAGCACCTAATCAGTTAACAAATCCCTTTGATAATTTTGAGCAAGTTTTTCTTACCCGTAAACAGGAAGCCGATGCTTTTTATGATGTCATTATCCCAGCAAGAGTGAAGCCTGATCAACAGCGAGTTAATATTATGCGTCAGGCACTAGCAGGAATGCTCTGGACAAAGCAATATTTCTACTATGACGTGGATAAATGGCTGGAGGAACATAATGTTACCCCTTGGTCAGAGCCCGGACAACGTCAACGCACTCGCAACGGAGAATGGTTTCATGCCTATTGTGATGACATTATCTCTATGCCCGATAAATGGGAATATCCTTGGTTTGCCGCTTGGGATTTAGCTTTTCATATGTTGCCCCTCTCTATTGTTGATTCCGATTTTGCCAAAGAACAATTAGATCTGATGTTGCGTAACGATTACCTGCACCCCAACGGTCAAATTCCTGCCTATGAGTGGAACTTTGGGGATGTCAATCCTCCTGTTCATGCTTTTGCTACCATTCAAATTTATTTGATCGATAAAGCACGGAATGATGGCAAAGGAGATATTAATTTCCTCAAGTATGCCTTTTCTAAATTGTTGATTAACTTTACTTGGTGGATTAATCGTAAGGATCGTGCTGGTAATAATGTGTTTGAGGGAGGTTTTTTAGGATTAGATAATATTGGGGTATTCGATCGCAGTTCACCCTTACCCACAGGAGGATTTTTAGAACAAGCAGACGGTACAGCTTGGATGGTGTTTTTCAGTCAACAGATGCTCAGAATTGCCGTGGAACTAGCATTACATGATCCCCTGTATGAAGAATTTGTGAGTAAGTTTTTCGAGCATACCATGTGGATTGGTGGGGCAATGGATCGCTTGGGAGAACACCAAGATGAAATGTGGGATGAAGAGGACGGATTTTTTTACGATGTCCTACGGTTGCCTGATGGTACAGCTATGCGTTTAAAAGTTCGATCAATGGTGGGGCTATTACCTTTAGCCGCAGTGGCAATTTTTGAAGATGACGACCTCAAACATTTACCTAATTTTGTTCAACGGGCACAAGCATTTTACCGCCGTCATCCTGAACTTTTAATCAATATGCACATCCCCAGTAAACAAGGTGTCTCAGGTCGTCGTATGCTCTCCGTATTTAACGAGGATAAATTACGCCGTGTTTTATCTCGGATGCTAGATGAAAATGAGTTTTTCAGCCCTTACGGTATTCGCTCCCTTTCTCGCTATCACCAAGAACATCCCTTTATTTTTCACCACAACGGTCAAGAATTTAAAGTGGATTATCTCCCCGGAGACTCTAATTCAGGGATGTTTGGCGGTAATTCTAATTGGCGTGGTCCTGTGTGGATGCCCGTTAATTTGTTACTCTTTGCCGCTCTTATGCGTCTTTATGCTTTCTACGGCGATGACTTTAAAGTTGAATGTCCTACAGGTTCAGGTAAATACATGACTCTCTTTGAAGTAGCTCAAGAGCTTGGCGATCGCCTAACTCGTATCTTTTTACCTGATAGTAACGGTCATCGCCCAGTATATAATGCTTCAGAAAAGTTTCAAACTGATCCTCACTGGAAAGATTATATTTTGTTCTATGAATACTTTCATGGCGATAACGGTGCTGGTATTGGGGCTAGTCATCAGACAGGTTGGACAGGTTGTATTGCTCGTATTCTTCAAGTGATGGGAGACTTGACAGAAGAAATCCTGACGGGTAAAGATGCAGAGATGGCTG encodes the following:
- a CDS encoding efflux RND transporter periplasmic adaptor subunit encodes the protein MVNPNSPPPCEESNIEEELQILSSNQEAQKKSFSRWWIGLSVIFIALIVGGGKLWLAGNDQENKAPAAAMDGQPQAIPVKLETLISQSLENSSTVVGILDAPKAVTIKSEVDGRINQILVKEGTTVQAGQVLLIVESDELQAELSQAQAQLENAEARLAQLKTGSRIEDIDQAQAELNQAMARLNNAQEGARPEEIAQAKAQLESAQAELDLANERLKRYRNLQEEGAISKDQFDERLKTQRQAVSSFTEAQRRLSGLKKGRKSDVNELQAEVERAKANLKRLENGARIEEIAQAQADVSEARARINSIEVRMKKTEIIAPFMGIIGDIPVKLGDYLESGQELTTLTENNDLEINLSIPLEQAKDLRLGLPVVILDSQGKEITSGKISFISPNVTANTQLVLATATLENATEKLFNQGSVPVKVIWDQRPGVLVPSAAVSRLGGKTFVFVAEAMENSSSDKPQLIAKQKLVTLGNLQGNDYQVLDGLKVGDQIVTAGIMNLRDETPIMPLP
- a CDS encoding efflux RND transporter permease subunit, with translation MFVDFFIKRPVFSTVCALIILLLGTISIFTLPVDRFPDISPTQIQVTANYNGANAEVVENAVTNILERQINGIEGLKYLSSSSSNDGTSSIIATFDSSRDKDLAAVDVQNQVSTVESQLPEVVQRAGVTVSKQSNNLLMGFGLFAENEDYDNLFLSNYADRYLVDALKRINGVGNVGIFGERRYAMRLWVNPSRLASRGLTMADISQALSEQNIQVGAGKIGAEPAQEGQEYQIDLRAISQLTYPEEFENLILKTDENGGIIRFKDVGRVELGSQDYSSFLRFRGIDAVGIGIYQLPGSNALQVAKNVKAEIARLATEFPKGLDVKLAFDTTAFIQESMTEVLITLLISIVLVVLIILAFLQDWRTTLIPSLTIPLSLIGTFAFVKIFGFSINTLTLFGLTLATGMVVDDAIVVVEQIHRYIQDKDMEAHEAASVSMKQLFGAVIATSLVLMAVFVPVAFFPGTTGALYRQFALTIAFSILISTFLALTLTPSLCGLLLRKGQHAPDWLQVIFDRFNLFLDWVTERYERSLMFLTHFKLFIIGIFIVLIAFTGLLYTKTPTAFLPEEDQGYFITIVQAPEGVSLQYTSEVMKKVEAEMLQMPEVLATFAIGGFSFGGSTPNQGIIFTPLKPWHERSSPEQGVQALIGKLFGKFVMIPEARIIPINPPAIQGLGSFGGFTFQLQDRRINPDLNSMVETMGQFLGAANETEGLQRVFTQFAANSPQLLIEVNRERAKLLGVDLDNIFSTLQTALGGEYVNDFTLQQRTYRVYLQADQQFRSNPEDVNKLYVRSANNEMIPLSNLVKITPTTGAQSINHYNLFRAIEINGSAAPGFSSGEAITKVGNLAQQIFPSGFAYEWTGISLEEISAGGLAIVIFSLGLLFVFLVLAAQYENYIDPLIIMLAVPLAILGALLAQMLRGFPNDVYCQIGLVMLIGLASKNSILIVEFANQLREEGLPIVKAVIEASKQRLRPILMTAISTLIGIFPLVIATGAGAGSRQSLGTAVFGGMLIATFLSLFIVPILYIVITAISNKSQKII
- a CDS encoding PadR family transcriptional regulator codes for the protein MLELATLGLLQKEPLHGYRLKQQMELFMSGCISVNYGAIYPLLKRLEEKKFIQVFTEEDNNNPRKIYSITSEGREKWHEKMLEHPHESWINSRSRFMIKYFFFSYLEIQERLKLLEHRFMTCKLYLEKKELDFEFVCNDPYQLEAWQRCKWAIIDEIEWLEIQITSVQH
- a CDS encoding MGH1-like glycoside hydrolase domain-containing protein; the encoded protein is MTPEQIRLQQARDSKTPWKKWGPYLSERQWGTVREDYSQNGDAWNYFTHDQARSRAYRWGEDGLGGISDDHQVLCFALALWNGKDPIVKERLFGLNNSEGNHGEDVKEYYFYLDSTPTHSYMKYLYKYPQQTYPYEDLIVTNRHRSKDELEYELIDTGIFEGDRYFDVFVEYAKADTEDILIKISVCNRGDETATLHLLPTLWFRNTWSWADSGEKPVLEKIESNEHSIIHAYHTDSLFQQFLGDYYLYCDKNVPLLFTENETNNARLFGDENASPYVKDGINNYIVNGQKDVVNPSQMGTKASPHYQLTVNGGETQIVCLRLSRQAPNQLTNPFDNFEQVFLTRKQEADAFYDVIIPARVKPDQQRVNIMRQALAGMLWTKQYFYYDVDKWLEEHNVTPWSEPGQRQRTRNGEWFHAYCDDIISMPDKWEYPWFAAWDLAFHMLPLSIVDSDFAKEQLDLMLRNDYLHPNGQIPAYEWNFGDVNPPVHAFATIQIYLIDKARNDGKGDINFLKYAFSKLLINFTWWINRKDRAGNNVFEGGFLGLDNIGVFDRSSPLPTGGFLEQADGTAWMVFFSQQMLRIAVELALHDPLYEEFVSKFFEHTMWIGGAMDRLGEHQDEMWDEEDGFFYDVLRLPDGTAMRLKVRSMVGLLPLAAVAIFEDDDLKHLPNFVQRAQAFYRRHPELLINMHIPSKQGVSGRRMLSVFNEDKLRRVLSRMLDENEFFSPYGIRSLSRYHQEHPFIFHHNGQEFKVDYLPGDSNSGMFGGNSNWRGPVWMPVNLLLFAALMRLYAFYGDDFKVECPTGSGKYMTLFEVAQELGDRLTRIFLPDSNGHRPVYNASEKFQTDPHWKDYILFYEYFHGDNGAGIGASHQTGWTGCIARILQVMGDLTEEILTGKDAEMAAVKKTIGK